In Desulfurellaceae bacterium, one genomic interval encodes:
- a CDS encoding zinc-binding dehydrogenase, whose amino-acid sequence HFTGVSSFAECAVVPDSGVVKVRSDVPFEAAALVGCGVMTGVGAAINTAKVEPGTSVVVIGCGGVGLNTVQGAVLAGAEKIIAVDLNAAKLELATQFGATHRVNPQDGDPVDQVLSLTDGLGADYAFEVIGRSDTAVQAYNSIRPGGTAVVVGVAKPDDMLTIPTVSLLQEKTLKGSIYGSARPSVDMPRLLDLYMQGKLKLDELVSRRIGLEDINAAFDWMERGEVARSVIMY is encoded by the coding sequence CACTTCACCGGCGTGTCATCCTTTGCCGAATGCGCCGTGGTGCCGGATAGCGGGGTAGTCAAGGTTCGCTCCGACGTGCCGTTTGAAGCTGCGGCCCTGGTTGGCTGCGGGGTCATGACCGGGGTGGGCGCGGCGATCAACACGGCCAAGGTTGAGCCCGGCACCAGCGTGGTCGTCATCGGCTGTGGCGGTGTGGGCCTGAACACGGTTCAGGGCGCGGTCCTGGCCGGGGCCGAGAAAATCATCGCGGTGGACCTGAACGCTGCCAAGCTGGAGCTAGCGACCCAGTTCGGGGCGACCCACCGCGTCAACCCCCAAGACGGCGATCCGGTTGATCAGGTGCTCAGCCTGACCGACGGCCTGGGCGCCGACTATGCGTTTGAGGTCATTGGTCGCTCGGACACTGCGGTCCAGGCCTACAATTCGATTCGACCCGGCGGCACCGCGGTGGTCGTGGGTGTGGCCAAACCCGACGATATGCTGACCATCCCGACGGTTTCGCTGTTGCAGGAAAAGACCCTCAAGGGCTCCATCTACGGCTCGGCTCGGCCCAGTGTCGATATGCCCCGCCTGCTCGACCTGTACATGCAGGGCAAGCTCAAGCTCGACGAGCTGGTCTCGCGTCGGATCGGGCTGGAAGACATCAACGCGGCGTTCGACTGGATGGAGCGGGGCGAGGTCGCCCGGAGTGTCATCATGTACTGA
- the der gene encoding ribosome biogenesis GTPase Der — MARTRSTPSQDLDSPAQRDQLPVVAIVGRPNAGKSTFFNRLSHNRKAVVHATPGVTRDRNFVRATWRGRQFVLVDTGGIDPTETAGVVGRVQHQTQLAIDEADALIFLFDGREGLNPADTQAVDLLRRSRKPVLFAVNKLDSQKHATLVSDFFSLGIAPLYPISAAHGLGIGDLLDGLTQGWERDTPPPEQAADTALPVAIIGRPNVGKSSLLNRLVGFERSIVDATPGTTRDAVDSLIDWHGRSIRLVDTAGVRRRPRIHEQIEQSSVLIALRAIERAEVCLLVIDAEQGMTDQDARLIHYAWDRGRAVALVVNKWDLAPPDRKNPARYEDGLRRQFAVTLPLPIVFVSALTGTRVTSLLPLIERVSEAHATHLPTVQLNRCLKEWTERTPPPSYRGKTPRFFYTTQVSAKPPVIAIYTSAPQAIPRDYTRYLENQLRARFPLTGTPVRLSFRTRRKERKTTPA, encoded by the coding sequence ATGGCGCGTACACGATCCACCCCGTCGCAAGACCTCGACTCTCCGGCCCAGCGCGACCAGCTGCCCGTGGTGGCCATTGTCGGGCGGCCCAACGCCGGAAAATCGACCTTTTTCAACCGATTAAGCCATAATCGTAAGGCCGTGGTGCATGCCACCCCGGGGGTGACCCGGGATCGGAACTTTGTGCGTGCGACGTGGCGGGGGCGACAGTTTGTCCTGGTCGATACCGGCGGGATCGACCCGACGGAAACCGCAGGAGTCGTCGGCCGCGTTCAGCACCAGACCCAGCTGGCGATTGACGAAGCGGATGCGCTGATCTTTCTGTTTGACGGCCGCGAGGGCCTCAATCCGGCCGATACCCAGGCCGTAGACCTGCTGCGGCGCAGCCGCAAGCCGGTCTTGTTTGCGGTGAACAAGCTTGACAGTCAAAAACACGCGACACTGGTCAGCGACTTTTTCAGCCTGGGCATCGCGCCCCTGTATCCGATCTCGGCCGCCCACGGCCTGGGCATCGGCGACCTGCTTGACGGGCTGACCCAGGGGTGGGAGCGAGACACTCCGCCTCCAGAGCAGGCTGCCGACACCGCCCTGCCGGTGGCCATTATCGGGCGGCCCAACGTCGGCAAGTCTTCTCTGCTCAACAGACTGGTCGGCTTTGAGCGCTCCATCGTCGATGCGACCCCCGGCACCACCCGGGATGCGGTGGACAGCCTGATTGACTGGCACGGCCGCTCCATCCGGCTGGTCGATACGGCCGGCGTGCGCCGCCGTCCCCGCATTCACGAGCAGATCGAACAGTCCAGCGTGTTGATCGCCCTCAGAGCGATTGAACGGGCCGAGGTGTGCCTGCTGGTCATCGACGCCGAGCAGGGCATGACCGACCAGGATGCGCGGCTGATCCACTATGCCTGGGACCGGGGTCGGGCCGTGGCTCTGGTCGTCAACAAGTGGGATCTGGCCCCACCCGACCGTAAAAACCCGGCCCGCTATGAGGACGGCCTGCGCCGGCAGTTTGCCGTCACCCTGCCCCTGCCCATCGTCTTTGTGTCCGCGCTCACCGGCACCCGGGTCACCAGCCTGCTGCCGCTGATTGAACGGGTGTCCGAGGCGCATGCCACGCACCTCCCGACCGTCCAGTTAAACCGCTGCTTGAAAGAATGGACCGAGCGAACCCCGCCGCCCAGCTATCGGGGCAAAACTCCCCGTTTTTTCTACACTACCCAGGTCTCGGCCAAGCCGCCGGTCATCGCCATCTATACCAGCGCCCCCCAGGCCATACCCAGGGACTATACGCGCTATCTTGAGAATCAGCTCCGCGCACGTTTTCCTCTGACCGGCACCCCGGTCAGACTCAGCTTTCGGACCCGGCGTAAGGAGCGCAAGACCACGCCAGCCTGA
- a CDS encoding nucleotidyltransferase family protein, translating to MRKRSRFTFQQTARADLTVLVLAGRRGPNEPLAQAAGCSHKALVPIRGIPMLSWVLRSLQPLHGLRRFVVSTDDPSSLDAITELRTLAEAGLLQFAPVGDSPSASALGYVRQLSAGDLLLVTTADHPLLTTEMLEYFCHAARTSDADVIVGVMAESRFRTAYPDSKRSFIPFRDERFCGTNLFALRAGPGAESAAAFWHHSGQFRKRPWRLLSTFGLWNFVWLVLRRLDAEAARQRAERVIGARIAVVRMPFAECAIDVDNPADLALVTRIIDRRETPD from the coding sequence ATGAGGAAGAGATCACGTTTCACTTTCCAGCAAACGGCCCGAGCCGATCTGACCGTCCTGGTGCTGGCAGGCCGTCGTGGACCGAACGAGCCGCTGGCTCAGGCGGCGGGCTGTAGCCACAAGGCGCTGGTGCCGATCCGGGGTATTCCCATGCTGTCGTGGGTGCTGCGGAGTCTTCAGCCCTTGCACGGGCTGCGGCGGTTTGTCGTCAGTACCGACGATCCGAGCAGCCTGGACGCCATCACCGAGCTGCGGACACTGGCCGAGGCCGGTCTGCTCCAGTTCGCGCCGGTGGGGGATTCGCCCAGCGCCAGCGCCCTCGGCTATGTCCGGCAACTCAGCGCCGGAGACCTGTTGCTGGTGACTACGGCCGATCATCCGCTGCTGACGACCGAAATGCTTGAGTATTTTTGTCACGCGGCGCGGACGAGCGACGCCGACGTGATTGTCGGCGTCATGGCCGAGTCGCGTTTCCGCACCGCCTATCCCGATTCGAAGCGGAGCTTCATTCCGTTCCGGGACGAGCGATTTTGCGGCACAAACCTGTTTGCCCTGCGCGCCGGCCCAGGCGCCGAGTCGGCCGCAGCCTTCTGGCACCACAGCGGGCAGTTCCGCAAGCGTCCGTGGCGCCTGCTGAGCACCTTCGGGCTATGGAATTTTGTGTGGCTGGTCCTGCGCAGACTGGACGCCGAGGCCGCCCGACAACGCGCCGAGCGGGTCATTGGGGCGCGTATTGCGGTCGTCAGGATGCCCTTTGCCGAGTGCGCGATTGATGTCGATAATCCGGCCGATCTGGCTCTGGTGACCCGGATTATCGACCGGCGGGAAACCCCGGACTAA
- a CDS encoding CDP-alcohol phosphatidyltransferase family protein yields MRIWIDATDMRSQLRVFGMSLLERQLQAISRAELDRPEVCVVLPKDTPPPRLPDLGRLAVRWERTTGSVQDQLAAAVARADGEALIATEGHAIIDARLLDHVAQRPGSYAAMGGEGEARTALLRLEHEVPTEPMPEARLTALAQHYLACGTLSELSLAEVPSYIPKLRRDLPLYLFGITDSTSRDAAERFLFWSNYKGSTDFFTKYVYPPLVWLMVRPLARWRVHPNSVTLVSIVLTLAAIPLFGLGSWVSGFVCAYAMSVLDSVDGKLARLTFRSSRLGDWLDHGLDIVHPPLWYAAWAWGLSQADLDSAVFQAALWITGVYILDRIVAGVFSWRHGRSIHGYTRLDEIMRTFISRRNINLPLFMVGLLVGLPIPIFYLIVAWQVASFVFHADRLVRFWNARPTGPLAELAAKKRG; encoded by the coding sequence ATGCGCATTTGGATTGACGCCACAGATATGCGCAGTCAACTGCGCGTGTTCGGGATGAGCCTCCTCGAACGTCAGCTCCAGGCAATCAGCCGAGCCGAGCTGGATCGGCCCGAGGTGTGTGTCGTCCTGCCCAAAGACACCCCGCCTCCCCGCCTGCCCGACCTCGGCCGTCTCGCCGTGCGCTGGGAGCGGACGACCGGCTCGGTGCAAGACCAGCTCGCCGCAGCTGTCGCCAGGGCGGACGGCGAAGCGCTCATCGCGACCGAGGGCCACGCCATTATTGACGCCCGCCTGCTGGACCATGTGGCGCAGCGTCCGGGTTCGTATGCGGCCATGGGCGGCGAGGGGGAGGCGCGCACTGCCCTGCTGCGCCTTGAACACGAGGTTCCGACCGAACCCATGCCCGAAGCCCGGCTTACAGCCCTGGCCCAGCACTACCTCGCCTGCGGCACACTCTCTGAGCTGTCCCTGGCCGAGGTTCCGTCGTACATCCCCAAGCTGCGTCGGGATCTGCCGCTCTACCTGTTTGGCATCACCGATTCGACCAGCCGAGACGCGGCCGAGCGCTTTCTGTTCTGGTCAAACTACAAAGGCTCGACCGATTTTTTCACCAAATACGTTTACCCGCCCCTGGTGTGGCTGATGGTCCGGCCCCTGGCCCGCTGGCGGGTCCACCCGAACAGCGTCACCCTGGTCAGCATCGTTCTCACCCTGGCTGCGATCCCGCTGTTCGGCCTGGGCTCCTGGGTCAGCGGCTTTGTGTGCGCCTACGCCATGAGCGTACTGGACTCGGTTGACGGCAAGCTGGCGCGGCTCACCTTTCGTTCTTCGCGTCTGGGCGACTGGCTGGATCACGGCCTGGATATTGTCCACCCGCCGCTGTGGTATGCGGCCTGGGCCTGGGGGCTGAGCCAGGCAGACCTTGACTCGGCGGTGTTTCAGGCTGCGCTGTGGATAACCGGGGTGTATATCCTGGATCGTATTGTGGCCGGCGTGTTCAGCTGGCGGCACGGCCGCTCGATTCACGGCTATACCCGGCTGGACGAGATCATGCGTACGTTCATCTCGCGTCGCAACATCAACCTGCCCCTGTTCATGGTCGGCCTGCTGGTCGGCCTGCCGATTCCGATTTTTTATCTGATTGTGGCCTGGCAAGTGGCCTCGTTCGTCTTCCACGCCGACCGGCTGGTGCGTTTTTGGAACGCCCGGCCCACCGGTCCGCTGGCCGAGCTGGCGGCGAAGAAGCGCGGCTGA